The genomic stretch CGCCTCCGACTGACTTATCCTCCCAGACTCAACCTCTCCCACCACATGCAGCTTCAATACCTCCGTAAACCGCACTCCCATTCCCTCTTTCATCCTTGACTCCTTGTCCCTTCTTCTGTAAACTTATTTCAGGACAAGACAGATCTTTTGTAAGAAAAAAAATTTATGAATAATCCGGGTTAACAGCACACGGATTTTCGCGGACCGGGCGAATTTTCGCGGATTCTTTTGATTAAAAATTGAAAATACTGTATTCCTTCTCAAAGGCACACCTCCTGTTCTATATCGGGGAAAGGTTGTAGGTTACCCGGATATTATAGAATAAAGTGCTGCTATTTATTAACTTACCCTGACACTGCTGATTTGCGCAAAAAAACCTCTTGACAAAAACTATCGGACATATATATTGACTCTCGATATATAGAGCATCTATATATTAACGAGAGGATATCGATGAAACGGCCCGGAATCGAAATCGCGACATTGCCGAAGAACTGTAACGAAGCCCTGATACTGGCAATCCTTGCGCGTGGCGACCGTCATGGGTACCAGATAGCTCTCGAACTCGAGGAACTGAGCGGAGGGGTCTTTACTTTCAACCACGGCACCCTCTATCCCATCCTGCACAAACTCGAAAAGGATGGCTTGATACGAGGCCTGTGGGAGGACATCGATTCCGGGAGAAAGCGCAAGTATTATACGACTACCGGGAAAGGGAAGGAGTATCTCACTCAACAGCGGGCGGGTTTGGGTGAGTTCTTCTCCGCCCTTATGTCAATCATAGGAGACCGGACGACATGAACAGGTTCACTGCGCTGCTCAGGGAAATGAGCGGTCGACTCGATGTGCCGCAACCGTTGAAATCCCGCATTCTGCTGGAATTGGCGGGCGATCTGGAAGACCTGTATGCTACGTATATAAATCGCGGGATAGCCGAAGAGACGGCGATGCGGATGGCCGTAGATAAAATCGCCATCGGCGATGAGGCTGTCGATCTTCTGATCCGACTGAACGACTCTGCCGTCAAACGCTTTCTGCGGCGTTTTCCTTCCCATGTTCAGCGGTGGATCGAAGTTATATCCTGGTGTGTTATCATGCTGGCAGCCAGTTGTGTTCTATACATGAAAGCATCCCACGGTTCACTGTTCATCGACGGGCCTTTCGCGTGGATGCTGGCGGGTATAACACTCGCCCTCTGCGGGATTACAATTTCACGGCTTTATGTCCTTTATATCAAGAGGGATCATACCGTGACGAGAATACGTTCGGGATTGCCTTTCATGCTCTTCCTCGGATGTCTCAGCATCCTGATCGGCGTCGATGGTTTTTTTCTTGAAATCTACTCTGCACTCATAAAAGCGATTTATGCCGGGGGAAAGGATGTCTCCGGCCTTATATCGACGTTACAGGGCGCTTTCTTTTTCGTCGCGCTCAGTTTTTTTCTTGCGGCGACCGCGTCAGTGATCTGGTTCGTGTTCACGCTCAAGACTCTGACCATCGAGCAGCATGAAAAGGCCGTGTTGTACGGTAAACCATTATCATGAAGGAGGTTGTTGTGGGATTCATTCTTCGAAACTGGGGACCGTTCGGTATCATCAACGTGGTACTGACGCTTGTTGTTATCGTCCAGGCGATACGGTGCGCTGTGGAACTCTATGTCAGAAAGCGGGAAAACCGTCTGCAGACGATGGGAAGCAGGATTAACGCAATTCTGTTCTGGAGCGGATTGATCGTTCTGTTTGGATTCATTGGATCTTTCTTTGGCGCAAGCAGCGGGCTTGAAAGCGTCATCAAGACAGGTTCTTCCGATCCCCAAATCGTCTATGCCATGATTGTGGGATTGCTGCAGTTTGTCATATATAGCCTGACGGTTTTTACAATCTCCGTGATTGTCTGGTTTATTATTAGAAACCGGTACGCAAAACTGCTCGAAGCAACCATCGGGCATATCTGATCGGGTCGGCCAAGGCGATGGTGCTGTGAAAAGGTTTTCCACAGCGCCATCGTTGCAGCCACAACATTTCTTTCCTGACTCACAAATGTATCCGGTCTCGTTTATGCCGGGTAACTCCTGATTCCGGGCTGTAATCAGTATCCATGACTTTCCGGTTAACTATTTACAATGTTCCATTCCTGTCACTTCATGACACCCTTCTCCCGGAGGAGGCAGGATATAAGCATGGCGATACGGTTTTTTTTGCCGGAATTTTGGAAAGTGTCGCCTCAGCGCCTGAAGAAGAACTTTAAAGATTATAGCAACTTCAATTCAAAACAACTTGACAAATCTATAATTCTTTGATAATAAATTGCTTGTCATATTTTCATTCTATGTAACCGGACACTGCCGAGGTCACGTAAAAAAATATAAAACAAACAAATCCGCGTAAATTCGTATAATCCGTGAAAATCCGTATTCCATTCCTGCCTTTGGATCGGTCATGAATGAACCTGATTGAAAGCAGGTGTGATTTCACCAAAACCATAAGGTGTACAATGAAAATAACCGGCATTAATACGTACATGAGCAAGGAACAGCACCGTAATCTTGTTTTCATCGAAATTGCCGCCGACAACGGTTTGACCGGAGTTGGCGAAGCGTACTCGGTCGGCCCGGAGGAAGCGGTTGTCGCCGCTGTCCGTTATTTCGAGCCCTGGCTGACCGGCATGGACCCCCGGAACATCGAGGGCATCTGGCAGAAGCTCTACAGGTTCAGCCGTTTTCCCGGAGGATTTGTCCTCATGTCGGCTTTGAGCGGGATCGATATCGCTCTCTGGGACCTCGCGGGAAAAAGCGCCGGAGTCCCCGTATGGATGCTGCTCGGCGGGAAATGCCGCGACCGTATCAGAACCTACGGCCATGTTTCGGGAACGACAATCTCCGAAATGGCCGCAAAAACGGCGGAAATCATCGGAAAGTACGGCTTCACGGCCGTAAAGTGCTTCCCCGTGCCGCTAAAACAGGATGCGGTTCTGCCCTGGCGCGAGATCATTCGCGAGACGCCGAAACGCCTGGCCGCCGTCCGTGAGACCGCCGGGGACGATGTCGATGTCGCCGTGGATGTGCACGCCGCGGTGAGCAATGTCGCATGCGCGGTCGAGCTCGTCGAAGCCATCAAACCATACCATCCGCTCTTTGTCGAGGAGCCGCTCAGGCCTGAAAACATCGATGCCCTCGCGCAGCTTGTCCGCAAGGTCAACATTCCGGTCGCGACCGGGGAGATGTTCTATGACAAGTGGTCGTTCAGGGAGCTGCTCGTCCGCGAGGCCGCACACATCATTCAGCCCGATATCTGCATTGCCGGCGGAATCACCGAATTGAAAAAGATCGCCGCGCTCGCCGAATCGTTTCATGCCGATGTCGCGCCGCACAATCCCATGGGGCCGGTCGCAACCGCTGCGAATGTCCACCTCTGCGCGGCAATACCCAACTTTCTCATCCTCGAATATATCCCCGACGATATCGCCGAGCGCTGTGATATCATCGACGAACCCCTTGCATTTTCAAAGGGTTATCTCGAAATTCCCGATAAACCGGGCCTCGGTGTCGAGCTGAGGAAAGAGGGGCTCGAAAAACACCCGCCGATCACCTGGCACCGTCCCTTCCGGTATCATGGCGACGGTTCCGCGGCATTCATCTGAGGGAGCGGGAAGAAAATGGCATAAGGCAGGAAAAAAAGGCATAAGGCAAAAGGCATAAGGCAAAAGTGAAATATCCTGTACATGCCTTGTTCATGGGCATTCAGGGGTATTTCTGTATTCATGTATTTGCAAATAAACAACTTAAGCTTTTGCGACATGATACAAAAAAAGTGCCGGAAAATTGATACCGGGACTCCCGTAATCACCTGCCAGCAGGATGTTCAGAACCGATCCTGTCTGCGGATGCTTCATTCATGGGCATTCAGAGGAAAATATGCAGACAACCTCATTTATAAAAAAGAACTTAGCTGTTTGACGAAAAATTCAGTGCGTTTACAGGGAATTCATGGACGGGATTTAATCTCGTATTCTCAAAAAAAATAAAATTATTTTTGACAGGATTTACAAGATTAACAGGATTTATATTATTAAAATTAAAAAAAGAAAAAAGCCACAGATTACATAGAAAAAAGATGGATTATCTACAGATGGATATAGGTATTTTAAAAAATTTCTCGCAACGGCGCGAAAACGCAAAAGAAAAAAAACAGAAAAAAGGAGAAAATATTAACCACAGATAACCACAGATGGACACGGATAAATATAATATAGTAATATTTTATTATTCTTTTTCAAGTCACCATTAATAAGCGGGATTCAGGAAGATCAGCATTCAGCAAGGGCAATTCGTGAATTGCCCCTACAATAGTTACCGAAAAATGTATAGCTCGCTGTGCTCCCACACCTGGCGCACTAATCACGCTGGCGTACTGTAGAAGAAAATCGACGTAGCGGAGTGGGCATGACAGTTTTTGCTTTTACGCGTCAACTCGGAAAACACTCCGTTATTCCTTTTTTCTTCGGTATTGTGCTTCGTTCGTTACTTTCCTATGAGTCTACTACCTGACGTACAATAGCTAATTCACATCGAGGGAAACTACATTTCCGTTTGGAGCAGGACAACATGATTTAACCTTCAAACTCAATTTTACGTAGTTGCATCTCCTCGTCTGCTCTTTTTCGTTCTCTCTTGGCACTATCCCTAAAACTCTTAATCATACGTTTGGCGAACTTTCGGACGTGTTCGTTCTCGTCGTCCTTGTACTTTTTAAGTTCTTTCGCCTTACCTTCATATGCGTTAGCTATACCATATTCTCCCGAAACAATTCCAGTCGAGTACATATTAACACTTACCTTACGGAGAATCTGTTCGTTATCTGTCCTACGAACAATTTCAATACACATATCGAAGTTAACTCCTTCAATAGAGTGCATAACCAGTACAGCTTTCATCAAACTATCTTCATCA from bacterium encodes the following:
- a CDS encoding PadR family transcriptional regulator; its protein translation is MKRPGIEIATLPKNCNEALILAILARGDRHGYQIALELEELSGGVFTFNHGTLYPILHKLEKDGLIRGLWEDIDSGRKRKYYTTTGKGKEYLTQQRAGLGEFFSALMSIIGDRTT
- the dgoD gene encoding galactonate dehydratase → MKITGINTYMSKEQHRNLVFIEIAADNGLTGVGEAYSVGPEEAVVAAVRYFEPWLTGMDPRNIEGIWQKLYRFSRFPGGFVLMSALSGIDIALWDLAGKSAGVPVWMLLGGKCRDRIRTYGHVSGTTISEMAAKTAEIIGKYGFTAVKCFPVPLKQDAVLPWREIIRETPKRLAAVRETAGDDVDVAVDVHAAVSNVACAVELVEAIKPYHPLFVEEPLRPENIDALAQLVRKVNIPVATGEMFYDKWSFRELLVREAAHIIQPDICIAGGITELKKIAALAESFHADVAPHNPMGPVATAANVHLCAAIPNFLILEYIPDDIAERCDIIDEPLAFSKGYLEIPDKPGLGVELRKEGLEKHPPITWHRPFRYHGDGSAAFI